One genomic segment of Cellulophaga sp. HaHaR_3_176 includes these proteins:
- a CDS encoding zinc-dependent metalloprotease, which produces MLKNAIQKTLFVFLLVGCFTTTQAQIFKKKKVAKSEEKTAAKKGDIQPYDKIITKEATTDEGLFKVHTVDSNFFYEIPDSLFNKEMLMVSRISKTANGIGFGGGKINTQVLKWEKRDKKVLLRVVSYDVVAADSLPVHEAVVNSNFEPVLYSFDIKAFKKDSLKPATVIEVNDLFEKDVNALGMPDFYRKRYKVSRLDADKSYIESVKSYPLNIEARHVKTYTASNSPSNSSLGTISIEINNSMILLPANPMKRRYFDERVGWFARGQVDYGLEAQKSKTINFLDRWRLEVKDEDLEKFKRGELVVPKKQIVYYVDRATPKEWVPFIKQGIEDWQVAFEAAGFKEAIIAKDPPTKEEDPEWSPEDVRYSVVRYLASPIPNANGPHVSDPRTGEILESDINWYHNVMTLLRNWYFIQTAAINEDARGTDFKEEVMGRLIRFVSSHEVGHTLGLPHNMGSSVAYPVDSLRSASFTKKYGTAPSIMDYARFNYVAQPGDEGVALMPEIGIYDKYAISWGYRPILEKTAEDEKKTLDSWILKHAGDPLYRFGHQQAGDVVDPSSQTEDLGDDAIKASTYGIANLKRIVPNLASWIAEDGKTYDDLGILYKEVLSQYNRYMGHVSNNIGGVYEHYKTFDQEGNVYTPVDKERQKNSLLFVQNELFKTPTWLLDTSIFNKIEYTGSIERLRSIQVRTLDNILNLGKMARIIENETLNGNSAYTLTSMMKDLRNGIWSELSRGSKIDTYRRNLQKAHIDRLAYLMTTKSQEVSRRTSPYVKSTAVNTSQSDIRSVARAELNTLNRAIKSAINRTSDTMSKYHLQDAVERIDMILDPK; this is translated from the coding sequence ATGTTAAAAAATGCAATTCAGAAAACACTTTTTGTTTTCTTATTAGTAGGTTGTTTTACGACAACCCAAGCTCAGATTTTTAAAAAGAAAAAAGTAGCTAAATCAGAAGAAAAAACAGCTGCTAAAAAAGGTGATATTCAGCCTTATGACAAGATTATTACTAAAGAGGCTACCACAGACGAAGGACTTTTCAAAGTACATACTGTAGACAGCAATTTTTTTTATGAAATTCCAGACTCTTTATTTAATAAAGAAATGCTTATGGTTAGCCGAATATCAAAAACGGCAAATGGCATAGGTTTTGGTGGAGGAAAAATAAATACTCAAGTATTAAAATGGGAAAAAAGAGACAAAAAAGTATTACTACGAGTTGTATCGTATGATGTTGTTGCCGCTGACTCTTTACCTGTTCATGAAGCTGTTGTAAATTCAAATTTCGAACCTGTTTTATATTCTTTCGATATTAAAGCTTTTAAGAAAGATTCTTTAAAACCAGCTACAGTTATAGAGGTTAACGATTTATTCGAAAAAGATGTTAACGCTTTAGGCATGCCTGATTTTTACAGAAAAAGATATAAAGTGTCTAGACTAGATGCAGATAAGAGCTATATCGAATCTGTAAAAAGTTACCCATTAAATATTGAAGCCAGACATGTAAAAACATATACTGCAAGCAACTCACCTTCTAACAGCAGTTTAGGTACAATATCTATAGAGATAAACAATTCAATGATATTACTACCTGCTAACCCTATGAAAAGACGTTATTTTGATGAACGTGTTGGTTGGTTTGCTCGTGGTCAGGTAGATTATGGTTTAGAAGCTCAAAAAAGTAAAACGATAAACTTTTTAGATCGTTGGAGATTAGAGGTTAAAGATGAAGACCTTGAGAAATTTAAAAGAGGGGAGCTTGTTGTTCCTAAAAAACAAATAGTTTATTATGTTGACAGGGCAACACCTAAGGAATGGGTGCCTTTTATAAAACAAGGTATTGAAGATTGGCAAGTTGCTTTCGAAGCTGCTGGTTTTAAGGAAGCTATTATAGCTAAAGACCCACCCACTAAAGAAGAAGACCCAGAATGGTCTCCTGAAGATGTACGTTATTCTGTAGTTAGATATTTAGCTTCACCTATCCCAAATGCAAACGGACCTCACGTTAGTGATCCAAGAACTGGAGAGATATTAGAATCTGACATCAACTGGTATCATAATGTAATGACATTATTAAGAAACTGGTATTTCATACAAACTGCGGCTATTAATGAAGATGCTAGAGGAACAGATTTTAAAGAAGAAGTAATGGGACGTTTGATACGTTTTGTTTCTTCTCATGAAGTTGGTCACACATTAGGGCTTCCTCACAATATGGGGAGCAGTGTTGCTTACCCAGTTGATTCTTTACGTTCAGCATCTTTTACTAAAAAATACGGCACTGCACCTTCTATAATGGATTATGCTCGTTTTAATTACGTTGCCCAACCTGGTGATGAAGGCGTTGCTTTAATGCCTGAAATAGGAATTTATGATAAATATGCAATTAGCTGGGGTTACAGGCCTATTTTAGAAAAAACAGCTGAAGATGAAAAGAAAACATTAGATAGCTGGATTTTAAAACATGCTGGAGACCCTTTATATAGGTTTGGACATCAACAAGCTGGAGATGTTGTAGACCCTAGTTCTCAAACAGAAGATTTAGGTGATGATGCTATTAAAGCAAGTACATATGGTATTGCTAATTTAAAACGAATAGTTCCTAATTTAGCAAGTTGGATTGCTGAAGACGGTAAAACCTATGATGATTTAGGCATTTTATATAAAGAAGTTTTATCACAATATAACAGATACATGGGGCATGTTTCTAACAACATTGGGGGTGTTTACGAACATTATAAAACTTTTGATCAAGAAGGAAATGTTTATACCCCTGTAGATAAAGAACGTCAAAAAAATAGCCTTTTATTTGTTCAAAATGAATTATTTAAAACTCCTACTTGGCTGCTAGATACTAGTATTTTTAATAAAATTGAATATACTGGTTCAATCGAACGTTTACGCTCTATACAAGTTAGAACACTAGATAACATTTTAAATTTAGGTAAAATGGCTCGTATTATTGAAAATGAAACTCTTAACGGAAACAGTGCCTACACGCTAACTTCTATGATGAAAGATTTGCGAAATGGTATTTGGTCAGAACTTTCGAGAGGAAGTAAAATTGACACCTATAGAAGAAATTTACAAAAAGCACATATTGATAGAT